The nucleotide window CTTTCGCTCCGTTAATATAGGCGGTTTTGCCCGACACAATAGTACTCGCAGCTGCGGTAGCATCTGCCGTATCCACCACACTGGCCTTGCCGGCTACTCCCAGAATCGTCACACCTGCCTTGATGTTATCTGCAACCAACTTGGCTTGTTCCTCGCTCGTGATGGTAACTGAGCCTTTGCCATTATGGTAGCCTGCCGGGATAGTATACGAACCGTCCACCTTGCCAATACTGCCACTGACAGCCCCATTATCTGGCATAGCGCCTGTCACTGAACCGGTTCCCAAGAATGCAGTTTTCCCATTCAGGATATCCGCAGATACTGCAGTCGCCCCCGTTGTATCATAAAAAGTGGCAGCTCCCTCTCCTTCTGCTAGTGGAATCGAAACTTGAGGGACTTCTGCATACACTACGGAATTGATTTTTACATTTTTCGCCATGATGTTATTCTCCTTTACTCAACCTTTAACTCATATCCATTGAAGCTAATTCTGCCATAGTTCGACGGAATGGCAGCTACCGTAACCCGCTGCAAGGCATCGTAGCCTGCATCTGGTCGGATGATTTGTTTCTCTTTATTAGGAATGACCACCTTCTTTTGATAATTTCTGGAAGGTACCACCGGCATGGATAGAATCCCTTGCAGAGTACTTATTCCCTTTATAGTGCCTTTATACTTATCCATGGGTCGTTACCTCTCCCGTTATAATAAAGGGACTGGGTGGAATGATCGTATCTGTATACCCAGAGTCCAGCACCAATTCTACATCATACCAATAGGTTTCAAATGGAAGCTGTGCTGTATCTTCTGGTATCAGGATCAGAACACAGTCATTTTCTCGGCGCAGAATACCACTATCCAGATGCTTTTCTATCACTGTCTTTTCATCTGAAAGTTCCCGCTTAACGGTAAAAGTAAGCTGATCATCCGGACCTGGGATAAAGATGGCACCTGTCACCCGGTCCCGAATAATCAGCGTGATTTCAGCAGAATCCCCTCTTGTCAAAAAGAGCCGGTTTTGAATGACCGAAAAACCCATTCTATCACCTCCTACTCATTCTGCCGTTGCTCAATCACATCCAGGCGATGCTGTACGTGCCCCGTAGCTTCTTCCACCCGGGACAACCGCTCTGCCATCTGCTGCCGTTTGGATTCCGTATCGGATAGTTGCCTGCGCAGATGATCAATGCACTCCTGCAGGCTCCGTACTGATTGATTTAAGGGCTTGATGACGCTGAAATTGAAGATAACGCCGCAGAGCATCAGGACCGATACCAGAGATGCGGCCATCTGTAACCATTCAGCCATATTTCTCACCTCCTATCCCGTCCGCTGAAATATGTACACGACAATAGACGGCTGCATATTGTTGTGGGCTGTACCGCCCCCGGCATTTCCTGTATCAAAGGTATGCGCATGTTCTCCATTCCATGACGTATTCCCAGACCAGGTGCGGGAAGCACGAAATTCTACTACGACGCCATCTTCATCGCCATCATATCCAGATTTAGCATCATATCTGGCAATTCCGCCTGGATAAAAGGAGCCCCCCGGCGCAGGTAACCCCTGTTGGCCACGCACGGCATCATCTCCCCCAAAGTTCCCCCAGATTTCCATGTCCCCTCGGTTATGATTATGTCCACCACTTTTAGCCGTTGAACCACTGTGCTTGTGAATCGGTATTTCCGCCAGGGTATTGGTGTGCTTCTCTTCGCCCAGCTTGTCCCCGGCCTTGTACATTGTCCCGCTGTCTGCTGCCCCGGCTCCGATCAGGCACCGCCCCATGGCGAAGGCCACCCAGGTCGTACCCGGCCAATACGTTGCGGGATTCTTCCCGTCCGTAGAAATGTAGATGGCATTGACAGGGAACGGGCAAGCCTGGATTTTTGCCACAGCCTCTTCGTCCATATCCGCATAAGTGACCTTGCCCCAGCTGCCGTTGCTGTGCAGGACCGTATTCAGCTTCCCCGCAGACGGTGACGGGACCATGCCGCTCTGGCCTGCTGTCTTTTCGCCGCAGCCACTGAAATCCGGCAGGGGGATATCCCTCGTGCCGTCAAACAGCACCCGGTGGATTTTCCGCCCCGTCTGCAGCTTCGAAGCACTGGCCGCATTGCCGCTGATGCCGCTGGCATGGGCCTTGGCATCGGTCAGATGGGCATTGATGTCGGCTGCCGTAGCAGAAATCCGCTCATAGAGCCGTGCATCATTGCTGACCAGCTGGGACACGGTCCTGTTCTGCTGATTGAAGACGACCGGGTCTTCCGAAAGATACTGGGGAAAAAGCACATCATAATCCAGCGTATTTTCTACGGCTTCTGTTGGCCGGACTTCCTGCCCGGCCCGGTCCGGAAAATCTGCCGACCACTTCTCCTTGATATACTCAGCCACTTGCCGTCACTCCTTTCCCGGATACAATCGTCGCTGTCGAGAACGTCGCCTCGCCATCCCAATGGATCTTCCCGTTCCAGGAATAGCCAAGATAGATGGCATAGCCCAGATGGGCCGGCTTGTAGATATCGAGCTGGGCAATCAGCTTCGAGAGCGTTCCGGTATCCTTGTCATTCATAATGCAGTACACTTTGAAATAATATTCTTCGTTCACTTCCTCGATGTGGCCGACACTGTACAGGTTCACGATGGAGTTCATGAAATCCACCGTGGATACATCCACATGCTGCAGCTTAAAGAGAATCCGCTGCCTGCGGAATTCGTCGGTAGCCCCGTCACCGGTCTTGATGCCAAGGAACGATTCATAAAGAGGCAGCGCCCAGGTGGCTGTGTTCACGAAGAAGTTGTCTGCTAGGTCCTGCAGAGCCAGCCGCAGTCGGTTATGCTCCGTGCTGCAGGTATCCGCCATCTTTTTGAACATCGGGTCTTTCCCCAGGAATTTCGGCAGATAGTCCAGCACATTAATGGGCTGCTGTCTCATCCACTCATTCGCTGACAAGGTTCAGCACCACCTTCCCGACTACGGGGATCTGCTCATTGGTCAGGCGGATATTCTCCGCCTTGCCGCCGAGTTTCAGGTTCCGGTAGTCTGTAATCCCATTCACACTCAGGATGAGCCGGCCAATCTGGGCCAGGCTGACATAGGACAGGCTAAAACCCGTATTCTTGAAATAAGCAGACACAGCATCTGTCACCGCATCGGCATTGACGGTGCCGTACACTTCTGCCGTAATATCCACAGATACGGGTGCCGGAGATACCACAGTCACGGTAGCCCCGATGGGCCGCTGAGATTCGATGTACCGGGACACTTTCTGGATCAGCTCGCTGGAAGCCGATTCATTCTCTGCCGTCACAATGATGACTTTCACCGTACCGTTCCCGTTCCAGAGCGGGATGACCTTGCAGTTGCCCACCCCGTCCACGGACATGGCCCAGGAGCGGTAGTGGTTGGCGTTGCCGGACGTGATGGGCTGGCGGACCCGGAACAGGAGCCGTGCCAGGAGGGCCGCATCGGATTCTTCATCGGCTCCGTCCGTGCATTTCTCCGGGTTGGTCACGCTGTACACATTGGGGATGGAATAAGGAATTTCCGTAATCGTCCCCGGTGCCACATTCCCTTTCACCCCTGTATCTGCGGCCTGGACAGCAATGTCTGCTTCCGTTCCATCCGCCGGGATCGTAGCAGATTCTGTCGTATAGAAGCGCAGCCCGTCTTTGGTCTGGAACAAGCTGCCGCGTATGATGTAGGCCCCGGACTGCCCGGTGACCGTCACCTTGCCATTGGTCTTCACCGCCTGTTTCCGCTGGATGCCGAATTCCTCGGCCCGGAGCGTCAGATAATCGCCCCAGGCAGTCTCGGCAAACGCCGCGTCCCGGAGCATGGCCATCTCGGCATAGCTGTTCTCAAATTCCACGGCATTGGTATCAATCATATCCCGGGCAAACGAACCCTCGATAGCCGTCTTGTCCGTATCGGTCAGCGTATGCAGGGTCTGCACCATGCGGCTCTCAATCTGATCTTTTGTCTGGGCATCGAACAAATCGCTCATGCAAGACTCCTTTCTGCGGCAACCGTAATGCTTTCATCGCTGTAAATGGATGTCACATCCACTAGAATGAACAAATCATCTTTCTCCCGCTTTTCCACATCCACCCGGTTGATCCGGGCAATATAGGGATTGACGACCAGCCCTTCCCGGATGTTCTGGCAGATCTGGTCTGCCGTATAGACGCTGTTGGGCATCGTTCCCTGATAGGGTTCAATGGTAATGCCGTATTCATCATGGTAGGCCAGATACCGGTACCGTTCCGTCATCAGGGCTTTATAAATCCACACCTTGAGGGCTTCATCTTCCGTCACGGTGATGTTATTGCCGTTCTCGTCATAGCGAAACCGATGCTTCTCGAAGTCATAACCGTATTCCGAAAGGAGCGGCAATGTTTCTCTGACGCTGGCATCCGCTCCGGATGCCAAGGCCACAAAAGGATCAGCCATATCCGTCCAACCTCACAATCTCATCTAAAATCACATACTGCTGGATTTTCCCGTTCACCAGCATGGGCATAATGGCGACTTTCATGCCCGGCTTCAAGGTATCCGTGGTAATCACTGAATCGGTGTAGTCGTTATGGATATCGTGGTTATGCGACTGGTAGGCCGCATCCCCGCTGCCGCCTGCCCGGTTCTGCGTAGCCGATACCAGATGGCCCCGGGCTGTCCTGCCATAGCCTGCCAGGAGGTAATGGGAAATCCACAGCTCCTCTTTGGTCAGGACGATGCCATTGTATTTCACCTGGATGTCCGGCGGGGATTGGAGTATCTCGCCAATCTGGATGGACGGGCTGTTGCTGCTCCTCGATACCTGCTCCATGAGGTTCAGCAGGCTGATATATGGATTTTTCTGCATTTCCCGTCACCCCCTCGATGTCTTGATGAGGGTCGCCGGATAATAGTCACGCCCCATATCGATGTTCCCTTCGTAATGATGGAAACAGCCGTACACATTGGAGCTGTTGCCCCAGCATCCGCCGTTGCCGTCATAGACCACGACATGCCAGTTCGGGTCCGGCTTGCTGTAGCGGTTGTACATGATGATGTCGCCTTTCTCCAGCTGTGCCGGGTCGTAGGGAATCGCTAGTCCCTGGGCTTCGGCATCGGCCCGGAGCTGGTCGCAGCCTTTAACGTTGTTGTTGTATTCCCGGGCAGCAAAGGGCGAATAACCAGCTGCAGCAACCGTCGCCCGGTCCACGCAGCCATTGGAGCCATAAGGCGAAACGGTGCCATCAAAATTCTCCATGCACGAATCCACCACATCGCCTCCGGCAGCATTCCCGCTCATGGACGCCCCCGCTCTTGCTGCCCGAAGCGGCTGCTGCTGGCGGCACGTAATCCGGGTTGGTGTTGTACGATGCACTGTCCAGTGCCTGCTTCTGTTCATCCAGCAGTTTATGGAAGACCAGATGCAGATCCATGGTGTGCCTGTTCCCCTCAATCCGATGGCTGTCCGATTTGATGAAGAACCGCCCTTTGAGCTGTTCTTCCTGGATGTCCACGGAAAAGCCGGCGATGCACTGGATATGGCCGAGCGCCTTGACAGCCATGTCATGGGCGACGGTCTTCAGCATGGCCCGGGCCTGCGAGGCATCGTCCTGCTTGGGGTCTGCCTTGCAGATGGCCTGTATGATGCCAAATTTTTCTATATCTGTAGTATTCGGCATCTCGCCTTTCGTCTGGCCTGCACTGTCCACGACGACCACCTTGGATACCATGTCTTCGATAGACTCGGACACGGATGCCCCGGTGAGATTCGTTTCATCGCTGATGAGGAAGTCCTCCACCACCTGATCATTAGTGCAGACCACATTCAGCTTCCCGTCTGTCATGTAGATGTGATAGCCCTTGCCATCCTGTGCCGACTGGTAAGACAGCGCCTGCTTGATGGCATCGGTTGCTGAGATGTCATCGGCGATGAAACTGCACACCACAGAAAGGTCCGGCATCGTCCCGGCTTCGATGGAAAAGTCATGGATGGTCTGCCGGATGGCATCCGCCACGGTCACATTGGCGTACTTCCGGGTAATACGAGATTTGGCCAGATAGATGATATTGTCAAAGGCCACAAAGCGCATGGCATAGGACTCGCTGTCCCGGCTCCGGGAAAAGATGCGCCCCTGGAAAATGGGGAACATCTCCTGCGTGACCTCATCGGTATAGGAAAAACACACTTCATCGCCCAGCTCCAGAACGGCATTCGTCCAGTCCTTGTCTTTCGTGGTATAGGCGATGTCAAATTCCAGTTTTCTCCCGGCCTGCTCCACATCGCCCGACCAGGTATAGGAAAGGACGTAAGCAGACAAGTCCGTGTTCTGCGGCTTATCTGCTTGCTGGTTTTCCGTATCTGCCTTATTTATCTTTGCCAACTGGAACATTTTCATCATTCCTTTTCAGGTTCATGGTCGTCAGCCGGATGATGTCACCCGTTTTCAGGCCGCCGTTTCGGATGATGCTGCGGTAGACCTGGAACTTGGAGAACTGCTCCTTATTGAGCGTGACCGATTTTCCGACGGCCCGGCCCACGACGTTGCCGATGCTGTCGCCCGGATAATAGGTGATATTCTTCTTCAGCTTCTGCCAGAACGACTCAGGGCGTTTCTTCAGCCCCGTTGCCGGATCCGTTTTCCCTGTTTCCGCCGCTGTGACATAGCGGTATTCCGTCAGCGCCAGTTCATAATACACATCGCCGCTGCCGTCCTTTTCCCCGAACTTGAAGGAGCGGATCAGGCAGGGCATGGAAATAGGCGTGTCCGATACCGTGAGCTGGCAGGCCTCGCCGCCTGTACGCATGGCTTCCAGTTCGGCGATATAGGTATAAGGCGACAGCGTCATCACGGCAAAGGGATAATCCTGGGCCGGGAAAAATCCCGCCAGTGTCAGGGACTTCAGCCCGGTCCTGCCTTTCATGAGATACTCCCCGTAGTTGTTGATGTTCACCGTACCATGGTTCATATTGACGGAAACCATCAGTTCCGAAGGAAGCACGGGAAAGGTCACGACAGAGCTGCCTGCGGCCAGGGAAATCGTCAGATTCTGTGATGCCTGCCC belongs to Megasphaera vaginalis (ex Bordigoni et al. 2020) and includes:
- a CDS encoding phage baseplate protein, with product MAEYIKEKWSADFPDRAGQEVRPTEAVENTLDYDVLFPQYLSEDPVVFNQQNRTVSQLVSNDARLYERISATAADINAHLTDAKAHASGISGNAASASKLQTGRKIHRVLFDGTRDIPLPDFSGCGEKTAGQSGMVPSPSAGKLNTVLHSNGSWGKVTYADMDEEAVAKIQACPFPVNAIYISTDGKNPATYWPGTTWVAFAMGRCLIGAGAADSGTMYKAGDKLGEEKHTNTLAEIPIHKHSGSTAKSGGHNHNRGDMEIWGNFGGDDAVRGQQGLPAPGGSFYPGGIARYDAKSGYDGDEDGVVVEFRASRTWSGNTSWNGEHAHTFDTGNAGGGTAHNNMQPSIVVYIFQRTG
- a CDS encoding putative phage tail protein is translated as MSANEWMRQQPINVLDYLPKFLGKDPMFKKMADTCSTEHNRLRLALQDLADNFFVNTATWALPLYESFLGIKTGDGATDEFRRQRILFKLQHVDVSTVDFMNSIVNLYSVGHIEEVNEEYYFKVYCIMNDKDTGTLSKLIAQLDIYKPAHLGYAIYLGYSWNGKIHWDGEATFSTATIVSGKGVTASG
- a CDS encoding baseplate J/gp47 family protein is translated as MSDLFDAQTKDQIESRMVQTLHTLTDTDKTAIEGSFARDMIDTNAVEFENSYAEMAMLRDAAFAETAWGDYLTLRAEEFGIQRKQAVKTNGKVTVTGQSGAYIIRGSLFQTKDGLRFYTTESATIPADGTEADIAVQAADTGVKGNVAPGTITEIPYSIPNVYSVTNPEKCTDGADEESDAALLARLLFRVRQPITSGNANHYRSWAMSVDGVGNCKVIPLWNGNGTVKVIIVTAENESASSELIQKVSRYIESQRPIGATVTVVSPAPVSVDITAEVYGTVNADAVTDAVSAYFKNTGFSLSYVSLAQIGRLILSVNGITDYRNLKLGGKAENIRLTNEQIPVVGKVVLNLVSE
- a CDS encoding DUF2634 domain-containing protein, whose amino-acid sequence is MADPFVALASGADASVRETLPLLSEYGYDFEKHRFRYDENGNNITVTEDEALKVWIYKALMTERYRYLAYHDEYGITIEPYQGTMPNSVYTADQICQNIREGLVVNPYIARINRVDVEKREKDDLFILVDVTSIYSDESITVAAERSLA
- a CDS encoding DUF2577 domain-containing protein, which encodes MQKNPYISLLNLMEQVSRSSNSPSIQIGEILQSPPDIQVKYNGIVLTKEELWISHYLLAGYGRTARGHLVSATQNRAGGSGDAAYQSHNHDIHNDYTDSVITTDTLKPGMKVAIMPMLVNGKIQQYVILDEIVRLDGYG
- a CDS encoding XkdQ/YqbQ family protein, whose product is MFQLAKINKADTENQQADKPQNTDLSAYVLSYTWSGDVEQAGRKLEFDIAYTTKDKDWTNAVLELGDEVCFSYTDEVTQEMFPIFQGRIFSRSRDSESYAMRFVAFDNIIYLAKSRITRKYANVTVADAIRQTIHDFSIEAGTMPDLSVVCSFIADDISATDAIKQALSYQSAQDGKGYHIYMTDGKLNVVCTNDQVVEDFLISDETNLTGASVSESIEDMVSKVVVVDSAGQTKGEMPNTTDIEKFGIIQAICKADPKQDDASQARAMLKTVAHDMAVKALGHIQCIAGFSVDIQEEQLKGRFFIKSDSHRIEGNRHTMDLHLVFHKLLDEQKQALDSASYNTNPDYVPPAAAASGSKSGGVHERECCRRRCGGFVHGEF